A portion of the Bacillus thuringiensis genome contains these proteins:
- the pssA gene encoding CDP-diacylglycerol--serine O-phosphatidyltransferase, whose amino-acid sequence MSKNVDEAISRKEEKRVMSFIPNMITIANFICGLLAIYAVFVHDIYLGAVFIITGMLFDFFDGMVARKLDSVSEIGGELDSFADLVTFGVAPSILAYSVALKDLQSIGMICALAYSICGMLRLARFNTQQSKLPTFIGMPIPFAAMCLLILCFLKNPVFVAFGTCVLAYLMVSKIKFPHFKKDIAESLKPGRLD is encoded by the coding sequence ATGAGTAAGAACGTAGATGAAGCAATTAGTAGAAAGGAGGAGAAGCGTGTTATGAGTTTCATACCAAATATGATTACGATAGCAAATTTTATATGTGGGCTTTTAGCTATTTATGCTGTTTTCGTTCACGATATTTATTTGGGAGCAGTTTTTATTATTACGGGTATGTTGTTTGATTTTTTTGATGGCATGGTTGCTCGGAAACTTGATTCTGTTTCAGAAATTGGTGGAGAGTTGGACTCATTTGCGGATTTAGTTACTTTTGGTGTGGCACCGTCTATTCTTGCATATAGTGTCGCGTTAAAAGATTTGCAGTCTATCGGGATGATATGTGCGCTTGCTTACAGTATTTGCGGAATGCTTCGGCTTGCGAGATTTAACACGCAGCAAAGCAAACTCCCGACCTTTATCGGTATGCCGATTCCATTTGCGGCAATGTGTCTCCTCATTTTATGTTTTTTAAAGAATCCAGTTTTCGTGGCGTTTGGTACATGCGTACTCGCTTATTTAATGGTGAGCAAAATCAAATTCCCTCATTTTAAAAAAGATATAGCTGAAAGCTTGAAGCCTGGAAGATTGGATTGA
- a CDS encoding YmzC family protein, with protein sequence MEHPVARELRFIRVCLIILIIVIAFWDREKTVEITDHGSDPILNTSNMTQVGENTFAYKDESNQIKIFKFNPDTNEIKLIKEFYANEY encoded by the coding sequence ATGGAACATCCTGTTGCAAGAGAATTACGTTTTATACGGGTATGTCTTATTATTTTGATTATTGTCATTGCATTCTGGGACCGGGAGAAAACTGTGGAAATTACTGATCACGGTAGCGATCCTATTTTAAACACCAGCAATATGACCCAAGTTGGTGAGAATACATTTGCATACAAAGATGAATCGAATCAAATTAAAATATTTAAGTTTAATCCAGATACAAATGAAATAAAATTAATAAAAGAGTTTTATGCTAACGAATATTAA
- a CDS encoding MarR family winged helix-turn-helix transcriptional regulator yields MTRTYKEVINEMNRAYNEFYILLFQELKDEFGLTGQQESMLFHINLNENTTANHIATTFNISKSAVSQVLSKLEKQKMISKQVNPNNKREYFLTLGPKGSKYIERLSELDDVLIEKYFSKIDINALEQMTETLTKINKVILEEKQKDLNCNE; encoded by the coding sequence ATGACTAGAACTTATAAAGAAGTAATTAATGAAATGAACCGAGCTTATAATGAATTTTACATTTTACTATTTCAGGAGTTAAAAGATGAGTTCGGTCTTACTGGACAGCAAGAGAGCATGCTATTTCATATTAATTTAAATGAAAACACGACAGCAAATCATATTGCGACTACTTTTAATATATCAAAAAGTGCCGTTAGCCAAGTTTTATCGAAATTGGAGAAACAGAAGATGATTTCAAAACAAGTAAACCCTAATAATAAACGGGAGTATTTTCTTACACTTGGTCCGAAAGGTAGTAAGTATATAGAGCGGTTGTCTGAGTTAGATGATGTATTAATTGAGAAATATTTTTCTAAAATCGATATAAATGCCCTAGAGCAAATGACCGAGACGTTAACGAAAATAAATAAAGTGATATTGGAAGAAAAGCAGAAGGATCTTAATTGTAATGAGTAA
- a CDS encoding VanZ family protein, with the protein MDTGVLISYLYTYFFTIMFCIVFQIGVYFKAKRTISIRHFLWVYVFLFYLSLVYKVTQIATVWDISRYETWIRVSQINLTLFDTAGSTTYLLNIVLFMPLGFLLPMIWPHFRKMKNTVCAGFLFSLAIELNQLLNNRITDIDDLFTNTLGAIIGYLLYRAFKMILRREGKKLDTNSSLVIKYEAVFCLVCSFVGAMLIYHPALFGRPVIIQ; encoded by the coding sequence ATGGATACAGGAGTTTTGATTAGTTATTTGTATACTTATTTCTTTACTATTATGTTTTGTATTGTGTTTCAAATTGGAGTTTATTTTAAAGCGAAAAGAACTATATCTATTCGGCATTTTTTGTGGGTGTATGTTTTTCTGTTCTATCTTTCGTTAGTGTATAAGGTGACGCAAATCGCGACTGTATGGGATATAAGTAGATATGAAACGTGGATTCGTGTAAGTCAAATCAATTTGACTCTATTTGATACTGCAGGTAGTACTACGTATCTTTTGAACATCGTACTGTTTATGCCGTTAGGTTTTTTATTACCGATGATTTGGCCGCACTTTAGAAAAATGAAAAACACCGTATGTGCAGGATTTCTTTTTTCATTGGCAATTGAGTTAAATCAATTACTAAATAATAGAATTACAGATATTGATGATTTATTTACGAATACCCTCGGGGCGATTATTGGGTATTTATTATATAGAGCTTTTAAAATGATATTAAGAAGAGAGGGGAAAAAGCTTGATACCAACTCTTCTCTAGTTATAAAATACGAGGCTGTTTTTTGTTTAGTGTGTTCATTTGTAGGGGCGATGTTAATTTATCATCCAGCTTTATTTGGAAGACCTGTCATCATTCAGTGA
- a CDS encoding MFS transporter — protein sequence MKKVSPLLILTLAIGVFGIITTEMGIVGVLPQITQKFDISTAQAGFLVSIFALVVAISGPFLILLVSSINRKIILLIAIFVFVISNIIYAYTTQFEIMLIFRILPAALHPLFFSIALVTAAKLVPPEKSGQAVTKVFMGITVGFALGVPLTSYLADQFSLEIAFLFGALVNALAFIGILISLPSMPVKEKMSFGKQIRILGKPGLWLNILTVTFLFAAMFSVYSYFAEYLAKVTSMNGSLISIMLFIFGIVMILGNHLFGSLLQRSIVNTVISFPILYSIVYILVYYLGSYLVPMIFMVFIWGIVHAGGLIVGQTWLISEAREAPEFGNSLFVSFSNLGITLGTTIGGWFISNLGIHQLIWSGFIFTLLSFLLIIIKLKFFTSNNLASLSS from the coding sequence ATGAAAAAAGTAAGTCCTTTACTTATTCTTACACTAGCAATAGGGGTGTTTGGAATTATTACTACCGAGATGGGTATTGTCGGTGTATTACCACAAATCACTCAGAAATTTGACATTTCAACTGCACAGGCAGGATTTTTAGTAAGTATATTCGCACTAGTCGTTGCTATTTCTGGTCCGTTTTTAATTCTGCTCGTCTCTAGTATTAATCGTAAAATAATTTTATTAATAGCAATCTTTGTTTTTGTTATTTCAAATATAATCTACGCTTATACAACACAATTTGAAATCATGCTTATTTTTCGTATTTTACCTGCAGCACTTCACCCACTCTTCTTTTCAATCGCTCTTGTAACTGCTGCTAAACTTGTCCCTCCTGAAAAGAGTGGTCAAGCGGTTACAAAAGTTTTCATGGGAATTACGGTTGGCTTTGCACTAGGTGTACCATTAACCTCTTACCTTGCAGATCAATTTTCACTAGAAATTGCTTTCTTATTCGGAGCTCTTGTTAACGCCCTTGCATTCATTGGAATACTAATTTCACTTCCTTCTATGCCCGTTAAAGAAAAAATGTCTTTCGGCAAACAAATTCGTATACTCGGTAAACCAGGATTATGGTTAAATATTTTAACTGTCACATTCCTTTTTGCAGCCATGTTTTCTGTATACAGCTACTTCGCCGAATACCTTGCAAAAGTAACTTCCATGAATGGATCGCTCATCAGTATCATGCTATTCATATTTGGTATAGTTATGATTTTAGGCAATCATTTATTTGGTAGTCTCTTGCAAAGAAGCATAGTAAATACAGTAATATCGTTCCCTATTTTATATTCTATTGTTTACATATTGGTTTATTATTTAGGTTCTTATCTTGTTCCAATGATTTTCATGGTATTCATTTGGGGAATCGTGCATGCTGGTGGATTAATTGTTGGTCAAACATGGTTAATAAGTGAAGCAAGAGAAGCACCCGAATTTGGTAATAGCCTATTCGTTTCATTCTCAAATCTCGGAATTACTCTAGGAACAACTATTGGAGGCTGGTTCATTTCAAACTTAGGTATTCACCAACTTATTTGGAGTGGATTTATATTTACACTACTTTCATTTCTATTAATTATAATAAAACTAAAATTTTTCACTTCTAATAACCTAGCTTCATTATCAAGCTAG
- a CDS encoding CGNR zinc finger domain-containing protein has product MQETKQFPLISGNPSLDLVNTELVRRGQRYDLLITNEDVLEWLHVIKVNLPFWNEKTLIGIQKRMDQVTSSILEVREVLRKQFEAIADQQEISNDFITYLEKQIEKAPFTYKIIEQQLVSIPVGEIEDVLASLIAFDALTLIAENKLISLKRCSNPDCVLLFIDKSGKRKWCSMKICGNRKKVAKFQDRKFEEV; this is encoded by the coding sequence ATGCAGGAAACAAAACAATTCCCGCTTATATCTGGAAATCCCTCATTAGATTTAGTAAATACAGAGCTAGTTAGGCGTGGACAACGTTATGATTTATTAATAACAAATGAAGATGTATTAGAATGGCTACATGTAATAAAGGTTAATCTTCCTTTTTGGAATGAAAAAACACTTATAGGAATTCAGAAGCGAATGGATCAAGTTACATCTAGCATATTAGAGGTAAGAGAAGTATTGAGAAAACAGTTTGAGGCAATTGCTGATCAACAAGAAATTTCTAATGATTTTATTACGTATTTAGAAAAACAAATTGAGAAGGCACCATTTACATATAAAATCATTGAACAGCAGCTAGTATCTATCCCAGTTGGAGAAATCGAGGATGTACTCGCATCGTTAATTGCATTTGACGCTTTAACGTTAATAGCAGAAAATAAGCTTATTTCCCTTAAAAGGTGTTCAAATCCTGACTGTGTTTTATTATTTATAGATAAGAGTGGAAAACGAAAATGGTGTTCTATGAAAATATGTGGGAACCGGAAAAAGGTAGCAAAATTTCAGGATCGAAAATTTGAGGAAGTTTAG
- a CDS encoding DUF4352 domain-containing protein: MNKKLLASLLCSTFLFGVSACSSHDAPEKNEQATSKKTENNKLSSKDPQKELPTNVDSSDVYMSMGSAESLDVLGTGEVKAQGVFKVLDIAVYNRKEEPITLDINNFKLIDGFGREYHISNEYQSVLKAANISTFKFNIVNPNESSEGNIVFDVPKNTQGLTLKINNDKLDKELQLKVE, from the coding sequence ATGAACAAAAAGTTATTAGCATCATTATTATGTAGCACATTCTTGTTTGGAGTATCAGCTTGCAGTTCACATGATGCGCCCGAGAAAAACGAGCAGGCTACTTCTAAAAAAACAGAGAATAACAAACTTAGCAGCAAGGATCCGCAAAAAGAACTTCCTACCAATGTAGATTCCTCTGATGTATACATGTCAATGGGATCTGCCGAGTCATTAGATGTTCTAGGGACTGGAGAAGTTAAAGCACAAGGTGTCTTTAAAGTATTAGACATCGCCGTTTATAATCGTAAAGAAGAACCCATTACACTAGATATTAACAACTTTAAATTAATTGATGGATTTGGAAGAGAATATCACATTTCCAATGAATATCAGTCAGTACTTAAAGCTGCAAATATCTCCACATTCAAATTTAATATTGTTAATCCTAATGAAAGTTCGGAAGGAAACATTGTATTTGATGTACCGAAAAACACGCAAGGATTAACTTTAAAAATTAATAATGATAAGTTAGATAAAGAACTCCAATTAAAAGTGGAATAG
- the dhaS gene encoding dihydroxyacetone kinase transcriptional activator DhaS — MTSSIISKKIIANSLKYLMETESFHKISVSDIMLHCQMRRQTFYYHFKDKFELLSWIYREETKENIIDFLDYETWENIFDLLFDYFYENQKFYRNAFKVIEQNSFNHYLFEHTKNLYMKIIDELSVSCGFSLSDETKNTIASFYSHGFVGTIKDWIESKCEVDPSIMSSLMKNMINNQLLLLLEQSAK; from the coding sequence ATGACCTCTTCTATAATTTCTAAAAAGATAATCGCGAACTCATTGAAGTATTTAATGGAAACAGAGTCGTTTCATAAAATATCAGTGAGCGATATTATGTTACACTGTCAAATGCGTAGGCAAACTTTTTATTATCATTTTAAAGATAAATTTGAACTATTAAGCTGGATTTATAGAGAAGAAACGAAGGAAAACATTATCGATTTTCTTGACTATGAAACATGGGAAAACATTTTCGATTTATTATTTGATTACTTTTATGAAAATCAAAAATTTTACCGAAACGCTTTTAAAGTTATTGAGCAAAACTCGTTTAATCACTATTTATTTGAGCATACGAAAAACTTATATATGAAGATTATTGATGAATTATCTGTGAGCTGTGGATTCAGCCTTTCTGATGAGACCAAAAATACGATTGCCTCCTTTTATAGTCACGGCTTCGTTGGAACGATAAAAGATTGGATTGAAAGTAAGTGCGAAGTAGATCCTTCCATTATGTCTTCTCTTATGAAAAATATGATAAACAATCAATTACTACTATTACTTGAGCAATCAGCAAAGTAA
- a CDS encoding YjcZ family sporulation protein, with protein sequence MGFGGSCGEGCGFAGGFALLVVLFILLIIVGASCFC encoded by the coding sequence ATGGGTTTTGGTGGTAGTTGCGGCGAAGGCTGCGGTTTTGCTGGAGGATTTGCTTTATTAGTTGTACTGTTTATTTTATTAATCATCGTTGGAGCTTCTTGCTTCTGCTAA
- a CDS encoding ATP synthase subunit I: MIRMALRSFNIQMYCLLGVMLLGWLLTPFSAQFVGISIGLLVSMYCAWILGRRIEKFGDSIVKKEKAPMLGMINRFAAAILCAIIMYEIEHHEFMWTFAAGIMGGYFLVIINLGYYSMRDAEE, from the coding sequence ATGATTCGTATGGCATTAAGATCGTTCAATATACAAATGTATTGTTTGCTAGGCGTAATGTTATTGGGATGGTTGCTGACACCTTTTTCAGCCCAGTTTGTCGGGATAAGTATTGGCCTTTTGGTGAGTATGTACTGCGCCTGGATTTTAGGAAGGCGTATTGAAAAGTTCGGAGATAGCATTGTAAAAAAAGAAAAAGCACCGATGCTCGGAATGATAAATCGGTTTGCAGCCGCAATACTATGTGCGATTATTATGTATGAAATTGAACACCATGAATTCATGTGGACATTCGCTGCCGGAATTATGGGCGGGTATTTCTTGGTTATTATTAATTTGGGGTATTACAGTATGAGGGATGCGGAGGAATAA
- a CDS encoding ArsR/SmtB family transcription factor, whose product MEPSLIYKALSNDTRCQILSWLKNPENHFDEKPYLEQGINFQIGVCVGDIQLKTGLAQSVISSYLLTMKKAGLLDSDRIGKWTYYRRNEKTIQAFSEYVQNEL is encoded by the coding sequence ATGGAACCTTCATTAATTTATAAAGCATTGTCAAATGACACAAGATGTCAAATTTTATCATGGTTAAAAAATCCAGAAAATCATTTCGACGAAAAACCTTATTTAGAACAAGGGATTAATTTTCAGATTGGAGTGTGTGTAGGAGATATTCAGCTTAAAACTGGCTTAGCCCAATCGGTTATTTCTAGTTATTTATTAACTATGAAAAAGGCAGGATTACTAGACTCTGACCGAATTGGAAAATGGACATATTATCGTCGAAATGAAAAAACAATACAAGCGTTTTCTGAATACGTTCAAAATGAATTATAA
- the dhaQ gene encoding DhaKLM operon coactivator DhaQ — protein MKKIMNDVQNIVQDMLHGFYFEHNDKVNYDETNNIIYVKDIEKLKQDVAIISGGGSGHEPADIGYVGKGMLTAAVNGSIFTPPTVEQIVAATRLIPKDKSILFIIKNFKDDVENFLTAKQIAKEEGRKIDHIIVNDDVSIEDDASFNKRRRGVAGTVFVQKILGAAAESGHSLEELTTIGQAVIKNLHTLGVALSPANDPVKGKASFTLNDDEVFYGVGIHGEKGYRKEALSSSEILAIELMNKLKSIYRWRKGDNFAILINGLGATPLMEQYIFTNDIRRLCELEGLQVTFVKVGTLLTSLDMKGVSLSLLKVEDLDWVKWLKADVRVGNW, from the coding sequence ATGAAAAAGATTATGAATGATGTACAAAATATCGTTCAAGATATGCTGCATGGCTTTTATTTTGAACATAACGACAAAGTAAATTACGATGAAACAAATAACATCATTTATGTAAAAGATATCGAAAAACTAAAGCAAGACGTCGCTATTATAAGCGGCGGTGGTAGCGGACATGAACCTGCTGATATTGGTTATGTAGGAAAAGGTATGCTTACAGCGGCAGTAAACGGCAGTATTTTCACTCCGCCTACAGTGGAACAAATTGTGGCGGCAACTCGCCTCATACCAAAAGATAAAAGTATACTATTCATCATTAAAAACTTTAAAGATGACGTTGAGAACTTTCTAACGGCAAAGCAAATTGCTAAAGAAGAAGGAAGAAAAATTGACCACATCATCGTAAATGACGACGTTTCAATTGAAGATGATGCTTCTTTTAATAAAAGAAGACGCGGCGTAGCTGGCACTGTTTTCGTCCAAAAAATATTAGGTGCGGCCGCTGAGAGTGGACATTCTTTAGAAGAACTAACAACAATCGGGCAAGCTGTCATCAAAAACTTACACACATTAGGAGTTGCCCTTTCTCCTGCCAACGATCCAGTGAAAGGAAAAGCTTCATTCACATTAAACGACGATGAAGTGTTTTATGGCGTCGGCATTCACGGCGAAAAAGGTTACCGTAAAGAAGCACTATCCTCTTCTGAAATATTAGCGATCGAACTGATGAACAAACTAAAAAGTATTTACCGCTGGAGAAAAGGTGACAACTTCGCAATCCTCATTAATGGACTCGGCGCAACTCCATTAATGGAACAATACATTTTCACAAACGACATTCGCCGTTTGTGTGAGCTGGAAGGATTGCAAGTGACATTCGTAAAGGTTGGTACGCTGTTGACTTCTCTAGATATGAAGGGTGTTTCGCTCAGTTTGCTTAAGGTAGAGGATTTGGATTGGGTGAAGTGGTTGAAGGCGGATGTTAGAGTGGGTAATTGGTAA
- a CDS encoding HPP family protein, protein MDNITATKQKDPQPVSVRYFTKMKGKGRSPLQVNIKDSLTGLLGGFLTILTLTYLTSITSTELLMAPFGASCVLAFGVWNAPLSQPRNIIGGHLISTFIGLSIYHLFWNEYWTIALAVGMAIAVMMLTRTTHPPAGADPIIVILGANSWSYLVTPVLIGSVVIVVIALFINNMSSKRSYPTFWV, encoded by the coding sequence ATGGATAATATAACAGCAACTAAGCAGAAAGATCCTCAACCAGTAAGTGTACGATATTTTACAAAAATGAAAGGGAAAGGAAGAAGTCCATTACAAGTAAATATAAAGGACTCTTTAACAGGACTACTAGGGGGATTTTTAACAATTCTTACCTTAACATATTTAACGAGCATAACCTCTACAGAATTATTAATGGCTCCATTTGGGGCGAGTTGTGTATTAGCGTTTGGAGTTTGGAATGCGCCATTATCTCAACCGCGTAATATTATTGGAGGACATTTGATTTCAACTTTCATTGGTCTATCAATATATCATTTGTTTTGGAATGAATATTGGACAATTGCTTTAGCGGTGGGGATGGCAATAGCCGTTATGATGTTAACGAGAACGACGCACCCTCCGGCAGGCGCCGATCCGATTATCGTTATTTTAGGAGCAAACAGTTGGAGTTATTTAGTAACACCAGTTTTAATTGGCTCCGTTGTTATTGTAGTTATTGCTTTATTCATTAATAATATGAGTAGTAAAAGAAGCTATCCAACTTTTTGGGTGTAG
- a CDS encoding YjcZ family sporulation protein: MGYGGSCGGGCGFGGGFALLVVLFILLIIVGASCWGGGFGC, translated from the coding sequence ATGGGCTATGGCGGTAGTTGTGGTGGAGGCTGTGGTTTCGGCGGCGGATTTGCCTTACTTGTTGTGCTCTTCATCTTATTAATCATCGTTGGCGCTAGCTGTTGGGGCGGCGGATTCGGCTGCTAA
- a CDS encoding alpha/beta fold hydrolase has protein sequence MNKKKKIQRSVLTFTLLFSLGVSSFPLTTTIHADTREEQSAEKKLVSLTERTSLFFEYLQQGKYAEALQLTSAAFQSKFTANTLQNWWTQSGWSGIKSMGTPVIKERNLVHQTVEIPAATEGTTIPLLLKFTPGGKVDEIGERPPEESFTIPHPSYDQPDSYQEREIVIGNSTYPLPATLTVPKHKRGEKVPVVVLVHGAGIHDRDATYLGTKILRDIAVGLSSNGIAVLRYEKRTLEHALKMSAEPVTLDRDTTDDAIYAAKSVAQQEGIDPSNIFILGHSQGAGTMPRILSKAPSSLVRGSILLAPPARPLTDIAIDQYQYLGKPKEEIDELKRQVAFIQGPTFNPDHPPAGYNFGSPHFMYDVSRWRPVEEAKSRKEPLLILQGTRDYQVTVKDEYTKWQKGLSNRGNVQFKKYPKLNHFFTEGDGELSLPSEYEIPANVPEYVIQDIITWVNETKK, from the coding sequence ATGAATAAAAAAAAGAAAATACAAAGATCAGTACTTACCTTTACCCTACTCTTTTCTTTAGGCGTTTCATCTTTCCCGCTTACAACAACTATTCACGCAGATACACGTGAGGAACAATCTGCTGAAAAGAAACTAGTCTCTTTAACGGAGCGTACATCATTATTTTTTGAATATCTCCAGCAAGGTAAGTATGCCGAGGCACTACAGTTGACGTCTGCTGCTTTTCAATCTAAGTTTACAGCAAACACATTACAAAACTGGTGGACACAAAGTGGCTGGAGCGGGATAAAAAGCATGGGAACCCCCGTGATAAAAGAACGAAACTTGGTCCATCAGACGGTGGAAATTCCAGCAGCTACCGAAGGAACTACCATACCGCTACTCCTTAAATTCACACCTGGCGGGAAAGTAGATGAAATTGGAGAAAGGCCACCCGAGGAATCTTTTACCATCCCCCATCCTAGCTATGATCAACCTGACTCCTATCAAGAACGTGAAATCGTCATTGGAAATTCTACCTATCCGTTACCAGCGACATTAACAGTTCCGAAACATAAGCGTGGTGAAAAGGTACCCGTCGTTGTTCTTGTGCATGGTGCTGGCATCCATGATCGCGATGCTACCTATTTGGGAACAAAAATCTTACGAGACATTGCGGTGGGCCTTTCATCCAACGGAATTGCAGTGTTGCGCTATGAAAAACGTACCTTAGAACATGCATTAAAGATGAGTGCAGAACCTGTTACATTAGACCGTGATACTACAGATGATGCCATATATGCAGCAAAATCCGTAGCGCAGCAGGAAGGCATTGATCCAAGTAATATTTTCATTCTTGGACATAGTCAAGGAGCCGGTACAATGCCACGTATACTGAGCAAAGCGCCTTCCTCACTTGTCCGAGGAAGTATCTTACTCGCACCACCTGCACGCCCTTTGACTGACATTGCCATTGATCAGTATCAATACCTTGGGAAACCAAAGGAAGAAATCGATGAACTAAAAAGACAAGTCGCTTTTATTCAGGGTCCTACTTTCAATCCTGATCATCCTCCAGCTGGCTACAATTTTGGGTCACCTCATTTTATGTATGATGTTTCTAGGTGGCGTCCAGTTGAAGAAGCAAAATCACGAAAAGAGCCTTTACTCATCTTGCAAGGAACACGCGATTATCAAGTAACAGTAAAAGATGAATATACAAAATGGCAGAAAGGACTTTCAAACCGGGGGAATGTTCAGTTCAAAAAATACCCGAAATTGAATCATTTCTTCACGGAGGGTGACGGAGAATTAAGTCTTCCTAGTGAATACGAAATCCCTGCTAATGTTCCCGAGTACGTCATCCAGGACATTATTACATGGGTTAACGAGACAAAAAAATAA